The stretch of DNA aatttacatcaTTACTATCATTGTAAAGATTgagctttttattttacttcaaggtgAAAATATTTAACAGAATTATTTGTGTCCCGAAACTATTCCGTGGCACTTTGCCCTATAAGGAATGAGAAACTGATTGTACCTGTACCGAAAGCAAAATGCGTTATTTCAGATGaatttttgtgctaattagacacatataaacacgattagATATCAGTTATTATCCACATTATTAtctatgttctgtcggcggtgaaccATTTTTAAATGTAGCACATACTTTAATTCATCAAAGGTTTAAATCAGACAACCATATAATCTTAACAGAATACCAAGCTTTCTATTACATTTTATCACTAGTTTAATCTGAAACTGGAAAATGTGAGTCCTGGCAAGATCAAgtgtattcaaatgtttttGATGAAAACAAGACATTCTCATAAGACGTGATGTTGATATTATGTATACTGAAATATTTTATGCCGGAAGGGAGGCAACTTCTATTGCTTTTGCAATTTAGCTACTGTTCAGCAGATCCGAAAACAAACTGAAATGTTCTGactgtattttgtatttgtcccgaaattaattttgaagtgCAAAGAGTTTAATTGTTCCTTCAAAGATTGAATTGGCAATATGATgctaattttaaaattctaaagTGGAAATCTTGCCTTTATACAAAAACGATTTAATTCGTTTCgtttatttcagaaaatggTTTCGTGGAATTCGATGAATTTGTAGTGTTGATGAGACGGTGGCATCAAAACACGGAAGTAGATGGCGCCGCTGCATCTAATTCCGTTTCTTCCATTAGCAACGAGAAACAATTGGAGGCATTTAAAGTGTTTGATATGGATGGCAATGGTTATATAGATAAACATGAACTTCGATACACTATGCGGAGGCTGGGAGAAAACCTATCAGAAGAGGATATAAAGGAAATGTTTAAAGAGGCGGATCTAAACGGGGATGGCATGATTGATTTCAATGGTAATATATCCAACTTGTTATATACACCAGCATACCTTTACGTACAGTAGAGTTATTAGTGATCCGCCGTATGTAGGTCAGTGCAGACGAGAATGTTTCCAGgaatattaaaaaattacaattataaGTGATAACAAAGTAAAGATTAttgtttttctttccttttaaacataatattttctcttttgtgataatcGAACCCTCCCTAACCTGTCCGAAATTATATCATCAACCATGATCGGGTTAGGGAAGTTCCAccttatatagttatatagatatgtattgAATATATGTAACAAAAATCCACAAGCaacgttttataaaaaaaacataaaattatgaaaagtgGTACTGAACTGTATTGCTTAATTCTACTTGAATGGTATCTTTCTCTACAACCTTTATCTGCTATTCTTCCTTTGATATGAATCTGGAAGTATTGCAGAATTTACTATCCCCAAAAGATTTCAATATATATCCATAGCATACTATACAGTCAAGCCTGTCAATAAAAGCCACTCAAAAAATGGTTGAAGCTGATTATACGCGCCTCAAAAATTGGTAATATTAGACACGTGGTCTTTATACGGAGATGGTCCTTGAGTAAGGTTTGAATGTTTTTGCCTCAGGTTGAATATTGATGTAGTTTAGTTTACATTTTAACAATCTTCTTTTTGTTTATTCCAGAATTCACACGACTACTGCATCACCTAGTACCGGAGCCTGAATAGACCGAATACTTCCTCcgtatatttataaacaatgaCATTAATTCCCCTTTTTCAATGTCTGTTCAcgcagttttttttctttttgacgttatttttcatttaaagaaaacatttaacTTTATCGCAAAATTACCGGAACCGGAAGCTGATATTAAATTCCggtacaataaaataacaacGAGAGAAAAGGAAGTGCTTGCATGGTGGTATAAAGTGTGTTTAATTCATACACAACTTTGTCAAGTAATACGAAAACATTATAAGAAATATATCGAAAGGCATAGCGTCATAAGGGACACATGTGATGTTTCTTACCTGTTAAGGAAGGAAATGCACGCTGTCATTGATAGGTCAAGGTTACTGTGTGGTTTCGCACAAAGTAAGAGATACAGGTGTGATTGAGAAAACGGTGATGGACATCCAGATTGACAGTCACATAATTAGGAGCGGATTGGAACCAAGTGAAGAGCAGACACATTTCATCATGTCCGTAGTCACTGACGACTGACTGCTACATGATAAGATGGTTGCTACAGAGACGTAGACCAGGCATCCTTGAAGACACAATGTGAATAGAAGGCTGACCTTCCATTATCATACCAGAAGAATTCCTGGTTGTAGTTATACACAAGACGCCTCGTCTGgcaaatagtttgttttgcgaAGATTGAATGAgtcaatttgaaatttaaaaatctaTTAATATTCTTATAACGTTTTTACTTAACACTCACGGAATATGCTTAAAGCACAAATTAAGCTTAACCATCACAACCACCTCTAAAGCATGGTTAGAACTGACgctatttttataataaaaattgttgaaatatcCCTTTTATATACTCATATTGCGGTGGCATCAGCTGACACCAAATTAAATCATCATACTGATCTGTAACAATCTGAAAAATATTGTTCACTGACAGGATAAACCCTATTACCGGATACATAAAACTTACCTTCGGTTGtccattgataaaataaaacctACTTCAGGTTGTTCACTGAAAGGATATATCCTACTTCCGGTTATTTGATCCCAGAAGTAGTTTATAAATATCATTGCAATGCATTATAAGTAATCTTTAACTCAGCATTCAACAATGAGGCTTTAATTATTTACTTCAGTTTTGCAAAGTATATATTGAATGACGTTATACGGCAGTGAAGGGCAGATCTATATCGATGTGGTGTGgagatgatatttatatatatgtgaacTTTACATAAGATTTTGAATTGTGATATTTACCTCTTTGAATACTCATTATTTCCCTATGTATTTTATTTCCCCAAGAATGGTTTATTTCGTTGTCAATATAACATTCCAAGCAAAGATGATGACACTTAGGTACTCTATACTCACCTGCTTTTTTTATAACGAGTTTCATGTAACTGTATatctagagttatttcccttggttTGACATTTATCTGCAGGTAGTTTTAAATGCTGCTACACATTGTTTGAAGGAATGTTTTTGTTGATATGTTTGTGCTTTTAATGGCTCATTTTTAGATAGGTGAAACGTTGGGTTGATGTTTTCAAGCAgaactaaaatatttttgttaatattctGTTAAACCTGACACAACAAATCATGCATCCGAACTATGGTGTTGTTATCATTTGCTCTGTTAAAGCGTACTATTTTTATACTGGTCTTAAATTACAGTGGACTTGCGATGATCCGAACGCCGAAAGTCCGAAAAAATCCAGACGGGATGATCAGGGAATGGATTTGAATATTGTCTAAATATATGAAATCGGACAGTCTGGAAAATTCGCGATCGGTGCTGTTTGGGGCATAAATGTTCGGATTATCGAAAGTCCATATAAACGTAGAAAACAGGTGCTGTTACCGTAGATAATGTTATTGCATAAAaccaaaaatttcaaatttaatgtcaaaatgaaatacatgatTACCTTCAATATGTTATTAAAGTTAAAtatccatttttatttatttcaaaatatgcatATGAAGTTCTGAAAGAAAAATTCAGATATTGATTTAATGTACAGTTCATGGCGAAAAATAATCTGTACTTGTTGAAAGACGAATATAATTTATGAAGTGTGGAAAAGTTTGTATATCTTGTTACTTGTTGAAACAAAT from Argopecten irradians isolate NY chromosome 15, Ai_NY, whole genome shotgun sequence encodes:
- the LOC138309869 gene encoding uncharacterized protein isoform X3; the protein is MSFSTKCKKLIRLSPKSKKKRVKESNGMDGCHSADHNDRKTRNTLPNGFTDKESQELKQAFNLFDKNNDGKISSEELGCVMRMLRHNYSQEDIDDMIKNADTNENGFVEFDEFVVLMRRWHQNTEVDGAAASNSVSSISNEKQLEAFKVFDMDGNGYIDKHELRYTMRRLGENLSEEDIKEMFKEADLNGDGMIDFNEFTRLLHHLVPEPE
- the LOC138309869 gene encoding uncharacterized protein isoform X1, giving the protein MDCIGHRSTKCKKLIRLSPKSKKKRVKESNGMDGCHSADHNDRKTRNTLPNGFTDKESQELKQAFNLFDKNNDGKISSEELGCVMRMLRHNYSQEDIDDMIKNADTNENGFVEFDEFVVLMRRWHQNTEVDGAAASNSVSSISNEKQLEAFKVFDMDGNGYIDKHELRYTMRRLGENLSEEDIKEMFKEADLNGDGMIDFNEFTRLLHHLVPEPE
- the LOC138309869 gene encoding uncharacterized protein isoform X2, which translates into the protein MKSEMSTSKSTKCKKLIRLSPKSKKKRVKESNGMDGCHSADHNDRKTRNTLPNGFTDKESQELKQAFNLFDKNNDGKISSEELGCVMRMLRHNYSQEDIDDMIKNADTNENGFVEFDEFVVLMRRWHQNTEVDGAAASNSVSSISNEKQLEAFKVFDMDGNGYIDKHELRYTMRRLGENLSEEDIKEMFKEADLNGDGMIDFNEFTRLLHHLVPEPE
- the LOC138309869 gene encoding uncharacterized protein isoform X4; this translates as MDGCHSADHNDRKTRNTLPNGFTDKESQELKQAFNLFDKNNDGKISSEELGCVMRMLRHNYSQEDIDDMIKNADTNENGFVEFDEFVVLMRRWHQNTEVDGAAASNSVSSISNEKQLEAFKVFDMDGNGYIDKHELRYTMRRLGENLSEEDIKEMFKEADLNGDGMIDFNEFTRLLHHLVPEPE